From the Candidatus Melainabacteria bacterium genome, the window GGTGCAACGATGGCTAATCGATGTAGTGAACAACCTCTTGTGTTCCGTGAAAGCAAACCCAACTCATCTATACGACTTGAACACTTTAGCAATAAAACACAGCCGATAAATGACAATACACATAAGAACGGCAAAGCTACTGCCTGTCGGACTTTATTCCAGCTCCAACCATGTTCGAACCAGACCAGGATAGTCTGCAGGCTTTATTACGCAATCATCCATTCCGCAAGATATCAACGACAAAGGATTTTCAATTGATGTAACTCCGACTATCGGCACTCGCTTTCCCGTTTTTTCTTCATCAACACGAATCCTGATGGTTGCTGTAATACCGTCCATAACCGGCATCTCCACATCCATCAGCACAAGAGAATAGTTACGCAATCTGGTTGCCGCAACCGCCTCCGCTCCGTTGCTAGCCACATCTACAAAAAGATCGAAATTTCGTAAGCTGAGCTGCGCGGCACGTGCAATTACCCGGTTATCTTCAGCAACGAGCACAAATGGCTTATTCATCTATGACACCTCGCTGAGCTCTTAGAACTCATTCAATCCAGCGATTAGTCAAAACAGAGTCA encodes:
- a CDS encoding response regulator, translating into MNKPFVLVAEDNRVIARAAQLSLRNFDLFVDVASNGAEAVAATRLRNYSLVLMDVEMPVMDGITATIRIRVDEEKTGKRVPIVGVTSIENPLSLISCGMDDCVIKPADYPGLVRTWLELE